A window of bacterium genomic DNA:
GGGGAATACGATCCGCAGATTATGCAGATTTACGCAGATAATTTATATCATACTATTTTCTATGTAAGACCGGAACGAGGCTTCGATATTTGGTATTGCTTTAAGGGGCGAAAAGAGGTAAAATCCGAATCAGTCAACTAAAGGTATATTACTTTGAATATCCGTTACTATTGGCGGGAAGCCATATCCGGCATGCAGCGGGCCAAGCTGCTAAGCCTGCTCTCCGTCTCCAGCATCACCGCGGCCCTTTTCCTGCTGGGCACCTTTTTGCTGGTGACCCTCAATTTCATGAGCGCCGTCAGCAGCATGAAGGGCAAGTTCCAGATCCAGGCCTTCATCGGCGATAACGCGGAGATGCGGGAGATCAACGCCGCCAAGCGTTTGATAGAAGGGATGGAGGGGATCGGCCAGGTCAATTACATCTCCAAGCAGGACGCCCTGAATGAGTTCCGGCAGGAGATGGGCGCGGCCAGCGACTTTCTGGAGGTGCTGGAGAACAACCCCCTGCCCCGGTCGTTCAAAGTGTCGCTTGATCCCGACCGCCAGAACCCCCAGGCCATCGCCCGGATCTCCGAGGATATCGCCAAACTGCCGGGGGTGGAAGAGGTGGAATACGGCAAATCCTGGCTGGTCAAACTCTACCGCATCGGCAGCCTGCTGGTAGCAATCGATTTTTCATTGCTGATCATAGTCAGCGCCGCGGTGCTGATAGTCGTCTTCAACACCATCCGGCTTACCCTGTACGCCCGGCGCCCGGCCATCGAGATCATGCGGCTGGTGGGGGCCACCGACGGCTTCATCCGCCGGCCCTTTGTGCTGGAGGGCTTTTTGCAGGGGGCGCTGGGCAGCCTGATCGGGCTGATAATGCTTTATGCCGGGTGGCGG
This region includes:
- a CDS encoding permease-like cell division protein FtsX — protein: MNIRYYWREAISGMQRAKLLSLLSVSSITAALFLLGTFLLVTLNFMSAVSSMKGKFQIQAFIGDNAEMREINAAKRLIEGMEGIGQVNYISKQDALNEFRQEMGAASDFLEVLENNPLPRSFKVSLDPDRQNPQAIARISEDIAKLPGVEEVEYGKSWLVKLYRIGSLLVAIDFSLLIIVSAAVLIVVFNTIRLTLYARRPAIEIMRLVGATDGFIRRPFVLEGFLQGALGSLIGLIMLYAGWRLVSSQFGMLRFFTLRESALLFGFGLVLGALGSWGAARIFLKRI